A genomic stretch from Kogia breviceps isolate mKogBre1 chromosome 1, mKogBre1 haplotype 1, whole genome shotgun sequence includes:
- the POU3F1 gene encoding POU domain, class 3, transcription factor 1: MATTAQYLPRGPGGGAGGTGPLMHPDAAAAAAAAAAAERLHAGAAYREVQKLMHHEWLGAGAGHPVGLAHPQWLPTGGGGGGDWAGGPHLEHGKAGGGSAGRADDGGGGGGFHARLVHQGAAHAGAAWAQGGTAHHLGPAMSPSPGAGGGHQPQPLGLYAQAAYPGGGGSGLAGMLAAGGGGAGPGLHHALHEDGHEAQLEPSPPPHLGAHGHAHGHAHAGGLHAAAAHLHPGAGGGGSSVGEHSDEDAPSSDDLEQFAKQFKQRRIKLGFTQADVGLALGTLYGNVFSQTTICRFEALQLSFKNMCKLKPLLNKWLEETDSSSGSPTNMDKIAAQGRKRKKRTSIEVGVKGALESHFLKCPKPSAHEITGLADSLQLEKEVVRVWFCNRRQKEKRMTPAAGAGHPPMDDVYAPGELGPGGGGASPPSAPPPAALHHHHHTLPGSVQ; this comes from the coding sequence ATGGCCACCACCGCGCAGTACTTGCCGCGGGGCCCCGGCGGCGGAGCCGGGGGCACGGGACCGCTTATGCATCCGGATGCcgcggcggcagcggcagcggcggcggcagccgAGCGGCTGCACGCGGGGGCCGCGTACCGCGAAGTGCAGAAGCTGATGCACCACGAGTGGCTGGGCGCGGGCGCGGGCCACCCCGTGGGCCTAGCGCACCCGCAGTGGCTACCCacgggaggaggcggcggcggcgactgGGCCGGCGGCCCGCACCTGGAACACGGCAAGGCGGGCGGCGGTAGCGCCGGCCGAGCCGACgacggtggcggcggcggcggtttcCACGCGCGCCTGGTGCACCAAGGGGCGGCCCACGCGGGCGCGGCATGGGCGCAGGGCGGCACGGCACACCACTTGGGCCCGGCCATGTCGCCGTCGCCGGGGGCCGGCGGGGGCCACCAGCCCCAACCGCTCGGGCTGTACGCGCAGGCGGCCTACCCGGGGGGCGGCGGCAGCGGCCTGGCCGGAATGctggcggcgggcggcggcggcgcggggccGGGCCTGCACCACGCGCTGCACGAGGACGGCCACGAGGCTCAGCTGGAGCCGTCGCCTCCGCCGCACCTGGGCGCCCACGGACACGCACACGGACATGCACACGCCGGCGGCCTGCACGCGGCAGCGGCGCACCTGCACCCGGGCGCGGGCGGCGGTGGCTCGTCGGTGGGCGAGCACTCGGACGAGGACGCGCCCAGCTCGGACGACCTGGAGCAGTTCGCCAAGCAGTTCAAGCAGCGGCGCATCAAGCTGGGCTTCACGCAGGCCGACGTGGGGCTGGCGCTGGGCACGCTGTACGGTAACGTGTTCTCGCAGACCACCATCTGCCGCTTCGAGGCCCTGCAGCTGAGCTTCAAGAACATGTGCAAGCTCAAGCCGCTGCTCAACAAGTGGCTGGAGGAGACCGACTCGTCCAGCGGCAGCCCCACCAACATGGACAAGATCGCGGCGCAGGGCCGCAAGCGCAAGAAGCGCACGTCCATCGAGGTGGGGGTCAAAGGCGCGCTCGAGAGCCACTTTCTCAAGTGCCCCAAGCCCTCGGCGCACGAGATCACAGGCTTGGCCGACAGCCTGCAGCTGGAGAAGGAGGTGGTGCGCGTCTGGTTCTGCAACCGGCGGCAGAAGGAGAAGCGCATGACCCCGGCGGCTGGCGCCGGCCACCCGCCCATGGACGACGTGTACGCACCCGGCGAGCTGGGGCCGGGCGGGGGCGGTGCATCGCCGCCCTCGGCGCCCCCGCCGGCCGCgctgcaccaccaccaccacacactgCCCGGCTCAGTGCAGTGA